In one window of Haloprofundus halophilus DNA:
- a CDS encoding oligosaccharide flippase family protein yields the protein MSDQSDGGIATLAAQGSITLLGNILGKFLGFLFVVIATRLVSPSEYGVFTLGLSVVLFAQGFASLNVYRSIDYFVPQFLDRSEYGRAKKTLLNVFSIGTATSSLGAVAVFAFRDEIAALLNEPSLAEILPYFVLLIPLQTVYQSLLTSFNSVKNMKFRITIRDLLNPLTRILCVVLLVSVGGGVLGLVGGYLFGVFTAVVCGFGLLFYRVDWLRETASETVSNRALLSYSLPLVLAGVIYSLVGQIDYFVIGYFLDSAEVGRYQVAYLLASNLLIVLTAITPVFKPMIAEVRDDNALLEGRYRLSTRWVTMLTIPPAITLVVAPEVYLSLLFTEEYATAGAAVAALAVGYLLNASFGPEGMVLEGLGHTRLTLLNTFMLVSVNAILDIFLVSRLGIVGAGIATGTALAVAGLLGVVEIYGIRSIRPYDWRLLRVWAAAILPVVSGLFVIKLQIGEVQTAVLLPSVVVCSYVVGLRTVNGFSEEDMEIVLQIESYLGYPIISSIILTQNN from the coding sequence ATGAGTGATCAGAGTGATGGTGGAATTGCCACCCTAGCAGCTCAGGGGAGCATTACTCTCCTCGGGAATATTCTCGGTAAATTCCTGGGGTTTTTGTTTGTCGTAATTGCTACGCGGCTAGTATCCCCATCAGAGTACGGCGTGTTTACGTTGGGGTTGTCGGTCGTTCTGTTCGCACAAGGATTTGCCAGTTTGAACGTCTATCGATCGATAGATTACTTCGTTCCTCAATTCTTGGACCGGTCAGAGTACGGTCGCGCGAAAAAGACGTTGCTAAACGTCTTTTCAATTGGGACTGCCACGTCGTCTCTCGGCGCAGTTGCCGTTTTTGCCTTTAGAGATGAAATTGCGGCACTCCTCAACGAGCCCTCACTGGCCGAGATCTTGCCATATTTCGTGCTCTTGATTCCGCTTCAGACAGTGTATCAGTCGTTGTTGACCTCGTTCAATAGCGTGAAAAACATGAAATTCAGAATCACTATCCGCGACCTTCTGAATCCGCTTACTCGGATTTTATGTGTCGTGCTGCTCGTTTCGGTGGGTGGTGGTGTTTTGGGGCTCGTGGGAGGGTATCTCTTCGGAGTATTCACCGCAGTCGTCTGTGGTTTTGGACTGTTATTTTATCGAGTTGACTGGCTTCGAGAAACTGCTTCGGAGACAGTCTCAAACCGCGCCCTCCTGTCTTATTCTCTTCCGCTAGTGCTCGCAGGCGTCATCTATTCGCTCGTTGGGCAGATCGACTACTTCGTCATCGGCTACTTCCTCGACTCCGCCGAAGTCGGTCGATACCAAGTCGCGTATCTCCTTGCCTCGAATCTCCTCATCGTTCTTACTGCTATTACGCCAGTATTCAAGCCAATGATTGCCGAGGTTCGTGACGATAATGCACTCCTCGAAGGGAGGTATCGACTCTCAACCCGTTGGGTGACGATGCTGACGATTCCGCCTGCCATTACTTTAGTCGTGGCCCCGGAAGTATACCTCTCGTTGCTGTTCACCGAGGAGTATGCTACAGCAGGAGCTGCAGTCGCTGCCCTCGCTGTGGGCTATCTACTCAATGCCTCTTTCGGCCCGGAAGGAATGGTGCTTGAAGGACTTGGTCACACTCGACTTACGCTACTCAACACGTTCATGCTAGTCAGTGTCAATGCTATTTTAGATATCTTCCTCGTCTCTCGCCTCGGTATCGTTGGTGCAGGAATCGCGACGGGAACTGCACTCGCAGTGGCTGGCTTGTTGGGAGTCGTGGAGATTTACGGAATTCGATCCATCCGTCCTTACGACTGGAGGTTACTTCGGGTCTGGGCTGCAGCCATTCTCCCAGTGGTTAGTGGGCTCTTCGTTATTAAACTACAAATTGGTGAGGTACAAACTGCCGTTCTTTTACCCTCTGTAGTTGTTTGTTCCTATGTTGTCGGACTCCGGACTGTTAACGGATTCAGCGAGGAGGATATGGAAATCGTATTACAAATTGAGTCTTATCTCGGTTATCCCATTATCTCATCTATCATACTTACTCAAAATAATTGA
- a CDS encoding glucose-1-phosphate thymidylyltransferase — protein sequence MKGIVLAGGTGSRLRPITHTGPKQLVPVANKPVLQYGIEDLRDAGITEIGVVLGEKGRDEIQAFLGDGSEFGVDVTYIVQGEPLGLAHAAGCAREFVGDDDFVMYLGDNILKQGIGELVARYESNDAAAGIALQHVDNPGQFGIADVDESGAVRQLVEKPDDPPSNLALIGIYVFSPKIFDAIADLEPSWRGELEITDAIQALLDDGESIDSHVVEGWWKDTGKPEDILDANRLVLEGQPGATAGTIADGANVIGHVDLHETATIREGATVRGPVSIAADTVIRSNTYVGPYTSIGPNCIVDSTHVENSVVVGESRLTANGRIVDSLIGRGAMVESADDLLPEGRRLVVGENSQLKL from the coding sequence ATGAAAGGAATCGTACTCGCCGGCGGAACGGGCTCCCGCCTCCGACCCATCACTCACACTGGCCCGAAACAGCTAGTTCCGGTAGCCAACAAGCCGGTACTCCAGTACGGAATCGAGGACCTCCGAGACGCAGGAATCACTGAAATCGGCGTTGTCCTCGGAGAGAAGGGTCGTGACGAGATTCAGGCGTTCCTCGGCGACGGGAGCGAATTCGGCGTCGACGTCACCTACATCGTGCAGGGCGAACCGCTCGGACTAGCCCACGCTGCAGGCTGCGCCCGCGAGTTCGTCGGCGACGACGACTTCGTGATGTACCTCGGCGACAACATCCTCAAGCAAGGCATCGGCGAGCTCGTCGCGCGTTACGAGTCGAACGACGCTGCGGCCGGCATCGCTCTCCAGCACGTCGACAACCCCGGACAGTTCGGCATCGCCGACGTGGACGAATCGGGAGCCGTCCGCCAACTCGTCGAGAAACCCGACGACCCGCCGAGCAACCTCGCACTCATCGGCATCTACGTCTTCTCGCCGAAGATCTTCGACGCCATCGCCGACTTAGAACCCTCCTGGCGGGGGGAACTGGAGATCACCGACGCGATCCAGGCGCTACTCGACGACGGGGAGTCGATCGATTCGCACGTAGTCGAGGGGTGGTGGAAGGACACCGGCAAACCGGAGGACATCCTCGACGCGAATCGACTGGTACTCGAAGGACAACCTGGGGCGACTGCAGGGACGATTGCGGACGGCGCGAACGTGATCGGTCACGTCGATCTCCACGAGACAGCGACGATTCGCGAGGGCGCGACCGTACGAGGCCCGGTGAGCATAGCGGCGGACACGGTGATTCGCTCCAACACCTACGTCGGCCCGTACACCTCCATCGGCCCGAACTGTATCGTCGACAGCACGCACGTCGAGAATAGCGTCGTCGTCGGCGAGAGTCGGCTGACGGCGAACGGCCGCATCGTGGATAGCCTCATCGGTCGCGGCGCGATGGTCGAAAGCGCCGACGACCTGCTTCCCGAAGGCCGGCGACTCGTTGTCGGCGAGAACTCACAGCTCAAACTCTAA
- a CDS encoding dTDP-4-dehydrorhamnose 3,5-epimerase family protein, whose translation MIHGVELRDLQVNADERGHLVEIFRDDWEIYDPEPAMSYYSLSYPGVIRAWHRHTRGQIDHFVCPQGRIKVGIYDDREDSPTQGELNTFVIGEHNQQVVRIPGDCWHGFKVVGNEQAMLVNFPTNRYDYDDPDEERLPHDTDRIPLDWDSDPHE comes from the coding sequence ATGATTCACGGCGTCGAACTACGCGACCTCCAAGTAAACGCGGACGAGCGCGGCCACCTCGTCGAAATCTTCCGCGACGACTGGGAGATTTACGACCCCGAACCGGCGATGTCCTACTACTCCCTCTCCTATCCAGGCGTCATCCGAGCGTGGCACCGTCACACCCGCGGACAGATCGACCACTTCGTCTGCCCCCAAGGCAGAATCAAAGTCGGCATCTACGACGACCGGGAGGACTCCCCCACTCAGGGTGAACTGAACACGTTCGTCATCGGTGAGCACAACCAGCAAGTCGTCAGGATTCCGGGCGACTGCTGGCACGGCTTCAAAGTCGTCGGAAACGAGCAAGCGATGCTCGTAAACTTCCCGACCAACCGCTACGACTACGACGACCCCGACGAGGAACGACTCCCGCACGACACCGACCGAATCCCGCTCGACTGGGATTCCGACCCTCACGAATAG
- a CDS encoding alkaline phosphatase family protein, translating into MDTLVIGLDGGEWDVVNPLIEEGKLPNIARLKEEGVSGPLESITPPVSPPAWNSIHTGTNPGKHGIFDFGTFDENYNRRSINSSDRCAVPFWRIMNDEGVTTGLFKVPFTYPPDDVSGFMVTGFPTANTVDDFAVPPSLTEQVGPVEELFEDWSLQRAGDYEGFKRNLIRVAERQTDLFLELLEEYDTDLSMTVYDGSDRVQHFFWKYFDETHPRYEPDSSLVGAIEEYYETVDRGIGRMLDVVDDDCDVVVLSDHGFGPLTHDIYIDEWLEKEGFLARREQSSAKTKTDDVLGATVKAAWETLKSANLHGKVKSVVPSSWFDFGKSLQDKPHRDVVWTETQAFFTTLSGQALYVNTEGSFSEGAVPQHEYDEVIEEIRESLLSIRHPETGESLVEAVVRSDEVFEGPATETGPDLIVRTVPDHTLKGGFSESLLQSSAQNAHDRSGDHRSDGILIASGPSFRTGRVEDASVLDIAPILLYLQGCPIPTVMDGSLSRELFFEEMFDERAVRETEKYGRSESEGREWNAEEEVELEKRLSDMGYLG; encoded by the coding sequence ATGGATACCCTCGTTATTGGTCTCGATGGTGGGGAGTGGGATGTCGTTAACCCCCTAATCGAGGAAGGGAAGTTACCGAACATTGCTCGGCTCAAAGAGGAGGGTGTCTCCGGACCACTCGAATCGATTACGCCGCCTGTGTCCCCTCCCGCGTGGAACTCGATCCATACTGGAACGAATCCAGGCAAGCACGGTATCTTCGACTTCGGAACCTTCGATGAGAACTACAACCGCCGGTCGATAAACTCATCAGACCGCTGTGCGGTCCCGTTTTGGCGAATAATGAACGATGAGGGGGTGACGACTGGGCTATTCAAAGTTCCGTTCACCTATCCGCCAGACGATGTCTCCGGATTCATGGTAACTGGGTTCCCGACCGCAAACACGGTCGACGATTTCGCTGTACCTCCTTCGCTAACGGAGCAAGTGGGGCCTGTAGAGGAACTTTTCGAGGACTGGTCGTTACAGCGAGCGGGTGATTATGAGGGCTTCAAACGAAATCTAATCCGGGTCGCCGAACGTCAGACCGATCTCTTCCTCGAATTGCTCGAAGAGTACGACACCGACCTCTCGATGACTGTCTACGACGGGTCCGATCGTGTCCAGCACTTCTTCTGGAAGTACTTCGACGAGACGCATCCACGTTACGAGCCTGACTCAAGCCTCGTCGGAGCGATCGAAGAGTACTACGAGACGGTCGACCGCGGAATCGGGCGTATGTTGGACGTTGTGGACGATGACTGTGATGTCGTCGTTCTCTCCGACCACGGGTTTGGACCGCTCACACACGACATCTATATCGACGAGTGGTTGGAGAAGGAGGGCTTTCTCGCACGACGGGAGCAGTCCTCTGCGAAGACAAAAACCGACGATGTTCTCGGTGCGACGGTGAAAGCCGCGTGGGAGACGCTAAAGAGCGCGAATCTCCACGGGAAGGTGAAGTCGGTCGTACCATCGTCGTGGTTTGACTTTGGGAAAAGCCTACAAGACAAACCACATCGGGATGTCGTTTGGACCGAGACTCAGGCCTTCTTCACCACCCTGTCGGGGCAGGCACTCTACGTTAACACCGAAGGTTCGTTCAGTGAGGGAGCAGTTCCGCAGCATGAGTACGATGAAGTAATCGAGGAGATACGAGAGTCACTACTCTCAATTAGGCATCCGGAGACGGGTGAATCGCTCGTCGAAGCGGTCGTGCGTAGCGACGAAGTGTTCGAGGGGCCAGCGACGGAAACCGGCCCTGACCTCATCGTTCGTACCGTTCCAGATCACACGCTTAAAGGTGGGTTCTCCGAGTCGCTTCTGCAGTCGTCCGCACAGAACGCTCACGACCGCTCGGGCGACCACAGAAGCGATGGGATCTTGATCGCGAGCGGTCCGTCGTTTCGGACGGGGAGAGTCGAAGACGCGAGCGTTCTCGATATCGCGCCGATTCTACTCTACCTTCAAGGCTGTCCGATACCGACGGTGATGGACGGTTCTCTGTCGAGAGAACTCTTCTTCGAGGAGATGTTCGACGAAAGAGCCGTCAGAGAGACCGAGAAGTACGGTCGCTCGGAGAGTGAGGGACGAGAGTGGAACGCGGAGGAGGAAGTAGAGCTCGAAAAGCGACTGAGCGATATGGGGTATCTCGGATAG